The Alosa sapidissima isolate fAloSap1 chromosome 8, fAloSap1.pri, whole genome shotgun sequence genome contains a region encoding:
- the lrp13 gene encoding low-density lipoprotein receptor-related protein 2 isoform X1, which yields MGRTWFLLVTCGISIFFSGELLFSSAQKALRCSIGLFACKDGSECISSMHVCDGESDCGDGSDEDGCAVECTSDQFQCAHGQKCIDKSLLCDGVAQCQDQSDEHDCSKPEGCVHQCDNKALCLPTTLVCDGEEDCQDGTDELACGPEVTTPPTTQPVPRRCRIGSSACADGSGCISYSYMCDGEPDCADGSDEKNCASDCSTDQFQCAHGKKCIDKSQLCDGVSQCQDRSDERDCLKSDGCVHQCDNRTRCLPNTFLCDGEMDCQDGTDESHCSAKNCSNSEFRCASGQCVSMSVQCDGHPDCKDRSDEESCAQPAPCSTDLRCPHSQECLLENWLCDGEQDCKDETDEKNCEKGQVTCKELQWSCASETQCIPRAWRCDGVNDCTDESDESGCARAVCPSHQFQCESSECVDLLLVCNGTADCQDGSDEGGACVSDQCPTADQSQCAHLCYKTPHGTKCGCRTGFKLQEDVQSCVDVNECGDSHLNICSHSCENTEGSFICHCKQGYVLQPDGHSCKTTGQPYLLVAVQSELVFLGLRSSSLQVLVSEKRSILSVDYDWREQRVFWISPNADSIKWSSLDQKSKGMIIKGIRADCISVDWVGRNLYWTNGFGSQINAIGLDQSLMDANDYIVILNEDLEQPHSLALLPEQGVMFWSDMGGEARIERAGMDGSDRRVLIKDSLRWPVGLAVDSLGQRIYWTDEKLKCIGSSTFDGGDIKLLQLMKMPSPFSVSVVNDMMIWSDTERGTIQMAHKITGKGRKVVLKRPGQPLALKVVHALLQARVANVCEKHQCSHLCVVAPGPKAVCKCPSHLLLDDDQSTCLKPRDPSFVYVLSTTALTQMYLQNRNRANNLTSWPDHSLLALPNMNEPTAFDFTMRDLTVYLVDAGQASAELFKVKDSTLVSRGQLLRLSKEYITALAVDWITRNFYWSSTRQPRLQVTSAQGTHTAVLIHEGLSQGLDAIALHVPSGRVCFVSLRKANEDEQVSQVECAFMDGRSRKLVTESSTQLGSLVLSEDGGNLYWADTDAGIIGSMRLDGSGYKELRRSPGLRAFALVDGMLLWVTQSGNDGQKYTTKFWYSDDGQNDKLWFEVRTDVIGLKGYSKTSQMGTNACANANGGCGHLCLPFPGGRTCRCAHDHLPDEGGRGCTPDLRCPAATRLCLDGQTCVPLHQFCNGHPDCPDHSDENCVRKLVKTGSSLPTTTLSQVPGTMANDAAVRNLETLPCDEQLCHSRGQCVSRNGDISCSCSLGYGGDFCQDQLLGLKSPLTYGAAAGGAGLLLIIVVVAVLKRRTASNQRANLELGETSMVVLEKPEPLPSEPPSAKDPDHPQNVASSVD from the exons ATGGGGCGAACGTGGTTTCTTTTGGTAACATGTGGGATTTCAATTTTCTTCTCAGGTGAACTCCTGT TTTCTTCAGCCCAGAAAGCACTGCGATGCAGCATTGGCCTCTTTGCATGTAAGGATGGATCTGAATGTATTTcctccatgcatgtgtgtgatggagaatcGGACTGTGGAGACGGGTCTGATGAAGACGGCTGTGCTGTAGAATGCACTTCAG ATCAATTTCAGTGTGCCCATGGCCAGAAGTGCATTGATAAGAGTCTGCTATGTGACGGGGTCGCCCAATGCCAGGATCAGTCTGATGAGCACGACTGCTCAAAGCCTGAGGGCTGTGTTCATCAGTGTGATAATAAAGCTCTCTGTCTGCCGACAACTTTAGTTTGCGATGGAGAGGAGGATTGCCAGGATGGAACTGATGAGCTAGCTTGTG GTCCAGAGGTGACCACTCCTCCTACCACTCAGCCGGTGCCTCGGCGATGCCGCATTGGTTCCTCTGCATGCGCAGATGGCTCCGGTTGCATATCCTACAGTTACATGTGTGATGGGGAGCCGGACTGCGCAGATGGCTCTGACGAAAAGAACTGTGCCAGTGACTGCAGTACAG ATCAGTTCCAGTGTGCCCATGGTAAAAAGTGCATTGACAAGAGCCAGTTGTGTGATGGGGTAAGCCAGTGCCAGGATCGGTCTGATGAGAGGGACTGCTTAAAGTCTGACGGCTGCGTTCATCAGTGTGACAACAGAACCCGCTGTCTGCCCAACACCTTCTTGTGCGATGGAGAGATGGACTGCCAGGACGGGACAGATGAGAGTCACTGTT CTGCCAAGAACTGCAGCAACTCTGAGTTCCGGTGCGCTAGCGgccagtgtgtgtcaatgagcGTCCAGTGCGACGGGCACCCCGACTGCAAGGACCGTTCCGACGAGGAAAGCTGTGCACAGCCCGCGCCCTGCTCCACTGACCTGCGCTGCCCCCATAGCCAAGAGTGCCTGCTGGAGAACTGGCTGTGTGATGGCGAGCAGGACTGCAAAGATGAGACCGATGAGAAG AACTGTGAGAAGGGCCAGGTGACATGTAAAGAGCTCCAGTGGTCCTGTGCCTCAGAGACCCAGTGCATCCCAAGAGCATGGAGGTGTGATGGTGTGAATGACTGCACTGATGAAAGTGATGAATCGGGCT GTGCTCGAGCTGTTTGCCCCTCACATCAGTTCCAGTGCGAGAGCTCCGAGTGTGTTGACCTTCTTCTGGTTTGTAACGGCACGGCCGACTGTCAGGATGGTTCTGATGAAGGCGGAGCCTGTGTCAGTGACCAATGCCCTACTGCTGACCAATCCCAGTGTGCTCATCTCTGTTACAAGACACCTCATGGAACA AAATGTGGGTGCAGGACTGGATTTAAGCTTCAAGAGGATGTGCAGAGCTGTGTGGATGTGAATGAGTGTGGGGACAGTCATCTTAACATCTGCAGTCACTCTTGTGAGAACACTGAGGGCTCCTTCATTTGCCACTGCAAGCAAGGCTATGTGCTTCAACCGGATGGTCACAGTTGCAAGACTACAG gacaGCCCTATTTGCTGGTTGCTGTGCAGTCAGAGTTAGTCTTCCTTGGTCTTAGAAGTTCAAGCCTTCAAGTGCTGGTCTCTGAGAAAAGGTCTATTTTGTCTGTGGATTATGACTGGCGAGAGCAAAGAGTGTTCTGGATCAGCCCCAATGCAGATTCCATCAAGTGGTCTTCATTAGACCAGAAGAGCAAAGGAATGATCATCAAAG GCATCCGTGCAGATTGCATTTCAGTGGACTGGGTGGGAAGGAACCTGTACTGGACTAATGGTTTTGGGAGCCAAATTAATGCCATTGGACTAGACCAGTCACTTATGGATGCCAATGACTACATTGTGATTCTTAATGAAGACTTGGAACAGCCACACTCTCTGGCACTGCTGCCAGAACAAGG GGTCATGTTCTGGTCTGATATGGGTGGAGAAGCCAGGATTGAGCGTGCTGGAATGGACGGGTCTGACCGGAGGGTTCTAATTAAGGACAGCCTGAGGTGGCCAGTGGGTCTGGCTGTAGACTCGCTGGGGCAGAGAATCTACTGGACTGATGAGAAACTGAAATGCATTGGATCATCCACATTTGATGGAGGCGACATTAAG CTCTTACAGTTGATGAAGATGCCCAGCCCATTTTCAGTATCTGTGGTCAATGACATGATGATCTGGtcagacacagagagggggaCCATCCAGATGGCTCACAAAATCACTGGGAAAGGACGCAAGGTGGTTCTTAAACGACCTGGTCAACCTTTGGCCTTGAAA GTTGTTCATGCTCTTCTACAAGCAAGAGTTGCCAATGTGTGTGAAAAGCACCAGTGTTCACACCTGTGTGTGGTGGCACCAGGTCCCAAAGCGGTCTGCAAGTGCCCATCCCATCTGCTTTTGGATGATGACCAATCAACTTGCCTTAAACCAAGGGACCCTTCATTTGTATATGTGCTGTCCACAACTGCTCTCACTCAG ATGTACCTGCAGAACCGTAACCGGGCCAACAATCTGACTAGCTGGCCAGACCACAGTCTGCTGGCGCTCCCCAACATGAACGAGCCGACTGCGTTCGACTTCACGATGAGGGACCTCACGGTCTACCTGGTCGATGCAGGCCAGGCCTCGGCAGAGCTCTTCAAGGTGAAAGATTCAACGCTCGTGTCCAGAGGCCAGCTGCTCCGCCTCAGTAAGGAATACATCACGGCCCTGGCTGTAGACTGGATCACCCGCAACTTTTACTGGAGCAGCACACGGCAGCCACGTCtgcag GTCACGTCGGCCCAGGGCACACACACTGCCGTGCTGATCCACGAAGGCCTGTCCCAGGGCCTGGACGCCATCGCCTTGCACGTGCCCAGCGGACGAGTCTGCTTTGTGAGCCTTAGGAAAGCGAACGAAGATGAACAGGTGTCCCAGGTGGAGTGTGCCTTCATGGACGGAAGAAGCCGGAAGCTGGTCACGGAAAGCTCCACACAACTGGGGTCATTGGTCCTGTCCGAAGATGGTGGCAACCTGTACTGGGCAGACACAG atgCTGGGATTATCGGGTCAATGCGCCTGGATGGATCAGGATACAAGGAGCTGAGAAGGAGCCCAGGCTTGAGAGCATTTGCCCTTGTAGATGGCATGCTGCTCTGGGTGACGCAGAGTGGTAATGATGGGCAAAAGT ACACAACCAAGTTTTGGTACAGTGATGATGGTCAGAATGATAAGTTGTGGTTTGAAGTCAGGACTGATGTCATCGGTTTGAAAGGCTACAGCAAAACCAGCCAAATGG GAACCAACGCGTGCGCGAATGCCAACGGAGGCTGCGGGCACCTGTGCCTGCCCTTCCCTGGGGGTAGGACCTGCAGATGTGCCCATGACCACCTGCCAGATGAGGGGGGCAGGGGCTGCACCCCTGACCTGCGATGCCCTGCTGCCACCAGGTTGTGTCTAGACGGGCAGACGTGTGTCCCCCTTCACCAGTTCTGCAACGGCCATCCGGACTGTCCAGATCACTCAGATGAAAACT GTGTCCGTAAGTTGGTGAAAACCGGATCCAGTCTCCCTACAACTACACTCTCCCAGGTTCCAGGCACCATGGCGAACGACGCCGCAGTGCGGAACCTGGAAACCTTGCCGTGCGACGAGCAGCTCTGCCACAGTCGCGGCCAATGTGTGTCTCGGAACGGAGACATCTCTTGTTCCTGCTCTTTGGGCTACGGGGGAGACTTCTGTCAGGACCAGCTGCTTGGGCTCAAGAGCCCCCTCACCTACGGAgctgctgcagggggagctggcCTCCTGCTCATTATTGTGGTCGTCGCAGTACTTAAGAGAAGGACTGCCTCCAATCAAAG AGCCAACCTTGAACTAGGTGAAACGAGCATGGTGGTGCTGGAGAAACCTGAGCCCCTTCCTTCAGAGCCTCCCTCTGCCAAAGACCCAGACCACCCGCAG AATGTGGCGTCTTCAGTGGATTAG